The segment CGCGCGCAGGTCCTTCTCCGCCGCCGCGAGGCCGCTGGCCGCCGCGCTCGCCTGAGCGCGCATGCGCAGCAGCGAGATGAGCCGGCCGCGGTGCTCCGCGGCCGCCGGCTCGAGCGCCGCGAGCCGGCGCAGCGCCGCCTCCGCCGCGTCGAGGCGTCCCGCGGCGAGGAAGGCCTGGGCGCAGGAGGCCAGGGCCCCGGCGAGCAGGCGGCGCGCCGCCGGCGCGCGCGGCCTGAGCGCGAGGAGGCGCCGCGCGGCGGCCCGCTCGCCGGCGAGCTCCGCGCGGCGCAGCATCAAGCCGGCGAGTCCCGCGTAGGCCGGGGCGTGGAGGGGGAAGTCCTCGACGGCGCCGAGGAAGGCGAGGAGGGCCTCGCGGGGCCGCCCCAGCGACTCCAGCGCGTGGGCCGCGAAGACGCGCGCCTCCGGGCCGGCCGCGCTCCGGAAGCGGCCCAGCGCCTCGCGGAAGCGCCCCGCGTTGAAATGTCCGATCCCGAGCTTCAGTTGATCCAAGGGATGGCTAGTTTAGGACAAATCCACCTATGCGGAGGAACGGATGAACCACGAAGGCACAAAGACACGAAGACACGAGGAACGGCAAACGATGAAGAGTCGACGGCCGCCGGCATCGACGTTCGCCGCGACCATTCTTCCGTCCTTCGTGTCTTTGTGTCTTCGTGGTTCATTCTTTCCTCGGGAGCCGGGCCCGGAGCAACTCGTCGTGGCGCGCGCGCAGCAGCGCGCGCAGCGCGGGCTCGCCGCCGGCGCTCGGCGTCGCGTCGTAGAGGGCGAGCTCCAGGTCGAGGCGCCCGCGCGCGGCGTATATCGAGCCCAAGGTCAGCACGGCGGGTAAAGCCGCCGGGTCGAGCTCGAGCGCGGCGCGCAGGTCCTCGATCGCCGCGTCCGCGCCGCCTCCGAGATAGCGGCACAGCCCGAGGTCGGCGAGCAGCGCCGCGTTCGCCGGCTGCTCCCGCGCGAGCGGCTCGAGCAGGGCCAGCGCGCCGGCGTAGTCCTTCAGGTCCTGATGGATCAGCGCCATGCGCCGCCGGCCGGCGGGGTCCGGGTCGAGGCCGCGCGCCTGCGCGAGGGAGGCCAGCGCCGCGGGGCCGTCTCCGGTCCGGGCGGAGAGGTCGGCGTGGTCGATGCGTAGGCCGGGGTCCCGCGGCGCGGCGGCCATGAGTCCGGCCAGCAGGCTCCGCGCCGGACCGGGGTCGTCGAGCCCCTGGTGCAGGGAGACCATGAGCCTGCGCTCGTCGAACGACGGGTTCAGGGCCCGGGCCTCGGCGAGGCGCTGAAGCGCCGTCTCCCGGTCTCCCGCGCGCGCCGCTCGCGTGGCGCGGTCGATCTCGAGACGCGCGCTCGGGGGAGAGTCCTTCTGGATCTCATGGAGGAGCTCGACGGCGCTCGCGTCGTCCTTGAGGTCTTGATAGAGGAAAGCGATGCGCTTGCGGGTCTCGAGGGCGGGCGACAGCGCGCGGGCCTCGGCGAGCTCGCGCAGCGCCCGCTCGCGGTCTCCGTCCGCCGCCGCGACGGCCGCCCGGTCGACATGCAGGAGAGGGTCCTTGGGGCTGGCCTTGACGAGGCGGTCGATCAGGTCCCGCGCCGGGCCCGCGTCGCCGAGCTCGAGGTGGAGCAGGGCCATGCGGCGGGCGGCTCCGGGGTCCGGGCGCCGGGCCGCGGCGTCGGCGAGCCCCCGCAGCGCCGCGGCGCGGTCCCCCGTCCGCGCCGCGGCCAGGGCCCGGTCGATGCGCAGGCGCGGCTCGTGCGGCGCGGCGGCGATCAGCCCGTCGAGAAGGTCCCGCGCGGGGCCGAACTCGTTGAGCTCCAGATACAGCTCGGTCATGCGGCGGCGGGCGGCCTCGTCGGGCTCCTTGCCGCGGGCCTCGTCGAGCAGGCCGAGGGCCGCGGCGCGGTCGCCGGCCTTGGCCGCGAGGCCGGCCCGGTCGAGCAGCAGGCCGGGCTGCCGCGAGCCGGCGGCGAGGATCTCGTCCGAGAGCTCCCGGGCGCGGGCGTCCTCCTTCAGGTCCTGATAGAGGAAGATCATGCGGCGCGTGGTCTCGACGTCCGGGCTGAACGCGCGCGCCTCGGCGAGCAGGGACAGCGCGGCGTCACGGCCGCCGGCGCGCGCGGCGGCCGCCGCCTGCTCGACGCGGATCGCGGCGAGGGCCTCGAGGCGCGGAGCGAACGCGCGGAGGGTCTCATGCCGGACGCGCTCGCCCTCGAACTCCTTCAGCCGTTCCGCGAGCGGCCGGAGATGCGGCAGGCGCTCGGACTCCAGGCGGGCCAGCGCCGCGCGGTACGCTCTTTCGCCCAGGTCGCGCGCGATCACGCGCAGGCCGACCGCGGCGGCGAGGTGCGCCGGGATGGAGCCGGCCGGCTCCCGGATCCAGCCCGCCGCCTCGCGGCACAGCTCCGCCGCGACGGAGCGCTCGAAGTCGTCGAACCGAAAACGGGTCCCGCGGCCCGCCGGCGTCCCCGCGCGCACGCTCAGCTCGGCGAGGCCTTCGTCGTCGGGCAGCAGCGGGGCCAGGAGGAAGCGGCGGTCTCCTTTCATCGCGACGCCCATGTAGGCGAGCGCGGACTCGGGGCTGATCGCGTGAAGGGACTCCCTCCGGGCCGTCTCGACGAAGGCGCGGTGATCCTCGCCGCGCGACGCGAAGAACGCGGCGAAGCCCGACGCCTTCTCGAAGTCCACGAGCTCCGCGGCCAGCGGGTCTCCCCGGGAGGGGGACAGCGCGGCGCGCACGAGAGCGGAGGCCGGCGCGCCGCCGCGCCGCAGGTCCCGGACCCGGGCCACCGCGGGGTGCGCGGCGTGCGCCGCGAACGCGGCCTCGGCGGCGGCGGCGTAGGCGTCGAGGCCGTCGGGACGGCGGGCGCGGAACTCGGCGGGCTCGGCCAGCATCAGGACGACCGAGGCCAGCTCGACCCTCGCGTCGACCGCGAAGCCGGCGGACGCGGCCGCGGCGCGCGGCGCGGCGGCGGCGAGCATGACGGCGGCGGCGAGC is part of the Elusimicrobiota bacterium genome and harbors:
- a CDS encoding tetratricopeptide repeat protein; amino-acid sequence: MRAMLAAAVMLAAAAPRAAAASAGFAVDARVELASVVLMLAEPAEFRARRPDGLDAYAAAAEAAFAAHAAHPAVARVRDLRRGGAPASALVRAALSPSRGDPLAAELVDFEKASGFAAFFASRGEDHRAFVETARRESLHAISPESALAYMGVAMKGDRRFLLAPLLPDDEGLAELSVRAGTPAGRGTRFRFDDFERSVAAELCREAAGWIREPAGSIPAHLAAAVGLRVIARDLGERAYRAALARLESERLPHLRPLAERLKEFEGERVRHETLRAFAPRLEALAAIRVEQAAAAARAGGRDAALSLLAEARAFSPDVETTRRMIFLYQDLKEDARARELSDEILAAGSRQPGLLLDRAGLAAKAGDRAAALGLLDEARGKEPDEAARRRMTELYLELNEFGPARDLLDGLIAAAPHEPRLRIDRALAAARTGDRAAALRGLADAAARRPDPGAARRMALLHLELGDAGPARDLIDRLVKASPKDPLLHVDRAAVAAADGDRERALRELAEARALSPALETRKRIAFLYQDLKDDASAVELLHEIQKDSPPSARLEIDRATRAARAGDRETALQRLAEARALNPSFDERRLMVSLHQGLDDPGPARSLLAGLMAAAPRDPGLRIDHADLSARTGDGPAALASLAQARGLDPDPAGRRRMALIHQDLKDYAGALALLEPLAREQPANAALLADLGLCRYLGGGADAAIEDLRAALELDPAALPAVLTLGSIYAARGRLDLELALYDATPSAGGEPALRALLRARHDELLRARLPRKE